Proteins from one Terriglobia bacterium genomic window:
- a CDS encoding TIGR03118 family protein, whose translation MKLISARPIECVMLCALAFFFAARPAWSQTTATIYAQTNLVSDIPGLAQTTDLNLKNPWGVSFTATSPFWVSDAASGLSTLYQGTGSTVNSRVVTVPGGPTGEVSNATTDFVETNGKSASFIFATLSGSIYAWNATNTNNVAEQDATVANASFTGLATANNGAGNFLYAANMAGSGGIVVFNSSFARVTLAGSFTDPNLPSLSFGSTGGYVPYNIQSINGQLYVEYANFQAGTGAVSIFDTNGNFIKELIPAGGSHLNDPWGVVIAPAGFGSFSGDLLVGNLGDGKINAFDPSTGNFLGTLNGFNGPIVNSGLWSLSVRTGGTFNTSAVYFTAGINGQNDGIFGALTAVSSTTLAITTASSLTAGTVGGPYTQTLAAVGGAPPYSNWTVTNGALPPGLTLNSTTGIVGGTPVAVGGTFSFTVSVKDSSGASTSGSFQLAVQPASSTAALTRIGSFAQVASGAGWKTTMTLINLTGTTANAQINFYADNGKPMTLPLIFPEFGSSMMTSSVNLTLTPNGSVVIQTNLSTPLSQGWADVQATGSLTGYSTFGVNTAGITPAEGTVNLDSRLSTALIVPYDNTNGAQTALALANQSAAAQTIMVTLFDQNGAQLSSSPITLPGFGHMAFFLNSQFAQSANQLGVIQFQSAGGLTGLGLRFDSTGAFTSIPIAR comes from the coding sequence ATGAAGCTGATTTCGGCTCGACCGATCGAATGTGTCATGCTCTGCGCGCTGGCTTTCTTTTTTGCGGCGCGGCCGGCCTGGTCCCAGACGACCGCAACCATTTATGCACAAACGAACCTGGTCTCGGATATTCCGGGACTGGCCCAGACGACGGATCTCAATCTGAAAAACCCGTGGGGCGTATCGTTCACTGCAACGAGCCCGTTCTGGGTGTCCGATGCGGCATCCGGCCTGTCGACGCTCTACCAAGGAACCGGAAGTACCGTGAACTCCCGGGTTGTCACGGTTCCCGGTGGCCCGACCGGCGAAGTGAGCAATGCGACAACCGACTTCGTTGAAACCAACGGGAAGTCGGCGAGCTTCATCTTTGCAACGCTCAGCGGATCGATTTATGCGTGGAACGCGACCAACACGAACAACGTGGCGGAGCAGGACGCAACGGTTGCCAATGCGAGTTTTACAGGCTTGGCTACGGCGAACAATGGAGCCGGGAATTTTCTCTATGCCGCGAACATGGCAGGTTCCGGGGGCATCGTCGTGTTCAATTCCAGCTTCGCGCGGGTGACTCTTGCCGGCTCTTTCACGGATCCGAACCTGCCGTCGCTGTCTTTTGGAAGCACCGGCGGCTACGTGCCATACAACATTCAGAGTATCAACGGGCAGCTGTATGTCGAATATGCGAATTTCCAAGCGGGAACGGGCGCTGTTAGCATTTTCGACACGAACGGCAACTTTATTAAAGAGTTGATTCCGGCCGGCGGCTCCCATCTGAACGATCCGTGGGGCGTCGTGATCGCGCCGGCCGGTTTCGGAAGTTTCAGCGGTGACCTGCTTGTCGGCAATCTGGGAGACGGCAAAATCAATGCGTTTGATCCGTCTACCGGCAATTTTCTCGGCACACTGAACGGTTTCAATGGTCCGATCGTGAACTCCGGACTGTGGTCCTTGAGCGTCCGCACCGGCGGCACGTTCAATACGAGCGCCGTGTACTTTACGGCTGGAATCAATGGACAGAATGACGGGATCTTCGGCGCATTGACGGCCGTCTCTTCGACGACTCTCGCCATCACGACGGCGTCATCGCTGACTGCAGGCACGGTCGGCGGTCCGTATACGCAAACATTGGCCGCCGTGGGCGGCGCCCCGCCCTATTCGAATTGGACCGTGACGAACGGCGCTCTGCCGCCGGGTTTGACGCTGAACTCGACGACTGGAATTGTCGGCGGAACGCCAGTGGCGGTCGGCGGAACCTTCAGTTTTACCGTAAGCGTCAAGGACAGCAGCGGCGCGTCGACTTCCGGTTCTTTTCAATTGGCAGTTCAACCGGCCTCGTCGACGGCGGCACTGACTCGAATCGGCAGTTTCGCTCAGGTCGCTTCGGGCGCCGGCTGGAAGACCACAATGACGCTGATCAACCTGACGGGGACCACGGCCAATGCTCAGATCAACTTCTATGCAGACAACGGAAAGCCAATGACGTTGCCTCTGATCTTCCCCGAATTTGGATCGAGCATGATGACCTCGTCGGTCAATCTGACGTTAACCCCTAACGGCTCGGTCGTGATCCAAACCAACCTATCGACGCCGCTCAGCCAGGGTTGGGCAGATGTGCAGGCAACGGGTTCGCTGACCGGGTATTCCACCTTTGGCGTCAATACGGCCGGCATTACGCCCGCTGAAGGCACGGTGAATCTGGATAGCCGATTATCGACAGCGCTGATCGTTCCCTATGACAACACGAACGGAGCACAGACCGCGCTGGCGTTGGCAAATCAATCGGCGGCAGCGCAAACCATCATGGTGACGTTGTTCGATCAGAATGGAGCGCAGTTAAGCTCCTCGCCGATCACGCTGCCCGGCTTCGGTCATATGGCGTTCTTTCTGAACAGTCAGTTTGCGCAGTCGGCGAACCAGCTTGGAGTGATTCAATTCCAAAGCGCCGGCGGCCTCACGGGTCTTGGTCTGCGTTTCGACTCGACGGGCGCCTTCACCTCGATTCCGATCGCCCGGTAA
- a CDS encoding PQQ-dependent dehydrogenase, methanol/ethanol family, which translates to MSTRSGRWWILPALAILAASAVAAQQAKKVDEKAIKNAGKTGEEWLTYGLNYQETRYSPLKQIDAGNVKNLGLAWTYDVGNGGGGQEDTPLYHNGVLYGVTNWSVSFAVDARTGKEKWRWDPRVNRDLVNRRICCGNVNRGLGIYNGKIYVPVIDGRLAALDAETGKVLWTVQTTPPEQNYTITMAPRIVKNKVIIGASGAEYPVRGFFSAYDTETGKMAWRFYTVPGDPKKPYENPALKAAADTWSGEFWKLGGGGTVWDGMAYDPDLNLFYTGTGNGGPWPEELRQSKGKDNLYVASILAVNPDNGQLKWHYQEVPGDSWDFDAVGQLTLADIMINGKERKVIMQAAKNGFFYVLDRTNGEFISAQPFALVNWASGYDAKGKPIFNPDVHYGSNRISVMPGPGGAHNWSPMSFNPNSGLIYIPTTPSSSFTYTIVPNFTPYGPCMNAGVPGFVCPEAQAAQAAAGRGGAVGAGSTAAPPPGPPGGGGGRGGRGAPIPPAGPTIGPALNPPGSTAGARGGFLMAWDPATNKEVWRGNGGGGGGGGTLTTAGNLVFQVIQNGGRLVAYSADKGEMLLDLPTGPMGNMGPPITYMLDGKQYIALLGGGGGGQRGAPGGGSATLPDWKIPGNVPVNVPVAGGAPGPGGYAASPTTPPASVNGAPPNIPRMYTFVLNGKPVQ; encoded by the coding sequence ATGTCCACACGATCAGGACGCTGGTGGATTTTACCGGCGCTGGCGATTCTCGCGGCATCGGCTGTCGCCGCTCAACAGGCAAAGAAGGTCGACGAGAAGGCGATCAAGAACGCCGGCAAAACCGGCGAAGAGTGGCTGACCTACGGTCTGAACTATCAGGAAACCCGTTATAGTCCCCTGAAGCAGATCGATGCCGGTAACGTGAAGAATCTGGGTCTCGCCTGGACCTACGACGTCGGCAACGGCGGCGGCGGCCAGGAAGACACTCCGCTTTATCATAACGGCGTGCTCTACGGCGTTACGAACTGGAGCGTCAGCTTTGCCGTCGACGCGCGTACCGGCAAGGAAAAATGGAGATGGGATCCGCGGGTGAATCGCGATCTCGTCAACCGCCGCATCTGTTGCGGAAACGTGAATCGCGGATTGGGCATTTATAACGGAAAGATCTACGTCCCGGTCATCGACGGAAGACTCGCAGCGCTCGACGCGGAGACCGGCAAGGTGTTGTGGACCGTCCAGACCACCCCGCCCGAACAGAACTACACGATCACCATGGCGCCGCGCATCGTGAAGAACAAAGTCATCATCGGCGCGAGCGGCGCGGAATACCCCGTCCGGGGTTTCTTCTCCGCATACGATACGGAGACCGGAAAGATGGCCTGGCGCTTCTACACGGTGCCGGGCGACCCGAAGAAACCGTACGAGAATCCCGCTCTGAAAGCGGCTGCCGATACATGGTCCGGCGAATTCTGGAAACTCGGAGGCGGCGGCACCGTGTGGGACGGCATGGCATACGATCCGGATCTCAATCTCTTTTATACCGGAACCGGGAACGGTGGCCCCTGGCCGGAAGAACTGCGCCAGTCGAAAGGCAAAGACAATCTGTACGTCGCCTCCATTCTTGCAGTCAATCCGGACAACGGCCAATTGAAGTGGCATTACCAGGAAGTGCCCGGCGACTCCTGGGATTTTGATGCGGTAGGCCAATTGACGCTGGCCGACATCATGATCAACGGGAAAGAGCGCAAGGTCATTATGCAGGCCGCAAAGAACGGGTTCTTCTATGTGCTCGACCGCACCAACGGAGAGTTTATTTCGGCGCAGCCGTTCGCGCTCGTGAACTGGGCGAGCGGATACGATGCAAAGGGCAAACCGATCTTCAATCCGGACGTTCACTACGGCTCGAACCGGATCTCCGTGATGCCCGGCCCGGGCGGCGCACACAACTGGTCGCCGATGTCGTTCAATCCGAACTCCGGACTGATCTATATTCCAACCACACCGAGCAGCAGCTTCACATACACGATCGTTCCGAACTTCACGCCGTACGGACCATGCATGAATGCAGGAGTTCCCGGCTTCGTCTGTCCGGAAGCGCAGGCCGCGCAGGCGGCAGCCGGCCGCGGCGGCGCCGTCGGAGCAGGATCGACGGCAGCACCGCCTCCCGGACCGCCGGGGGGCGGTGGGGGCCGCGGGGGCCGCGGCGCGCCCATCCCGCCCGCCGGTCCGACGATCGGTCCAGCGTTGAACCCGCCCGGCAGTACAGCCGGAGCGCGTGGGGGATTCCTGATGGCGTGGGATCCGGCAACAAATAAGGAAGTGTGGCGCGGCAATGGTGGAGGCGGCGGGGGCGGCGGCACGCTCACAACCGCGGGGAATCTCGTATTTCAGGTGATTCAGAACGGCGGACGTCTGGTCGCCTATTCGGCCGACAAAGGCGAAATGCTTCTCGACCTCCCCACGGGCCCGATGGGCAATATGGGACCGCCCATCACCTATATGCTCGACGGAAAGCAGTACATCGCGTTGCTCGGCGGTGGCGGTGGCGGACAACGCGGCGCTCCGGGCGGCGGTAGCGCCACATTACCGGATTGGAAAATCCCAGGGAATGTTCCAGTGAATGTCCCTGTCGCCGGTGGAGCTCCCGGTCCCGGCGGCTATGCCGCCAGTCCGACAACTCCGCCGGCTTCAGTGAACGGAGCTCCGCCGAATATTCCACGGATGTACACGTTCGTGCTGAATGGGAAGCCGGTTCAATAA
- a CDS encoding beta-propeller fold lactonase family protein: MTRYAGVIGFFLVLAGCAGTPSTPEKADNNTSPQTQESKNTPPAPGAYRIYATNEVSGDLSVIDSATDTVIATIPLGKRPRGIHASPDRKWIYVALSGSPIGGPNQDESKLPPPDKSADGIGVVDVAQNKLAKVITGGSDPEEFYLSKDGTMLYTSNEDASAASIIDIANGKVLKTLKVGEEPEGVTTSPDGKFVYVTSEEDGTISVIDTAAEKVIKTFKVGRRPRKVAFLPDGSKAYVGRENDGAISVIDAVKHEPIKSIEIGKPGEIKPMAVIVSADGTKAYVSSGRGKKVFVIDTATDKVTGSVEVGDRPWGIALSPDGKLLYSANGPSNDVSVVDLATMMVIKKIKVGDKPWGIITLEP; encoded by the coding sequence ATGACAAGGTATGCAGGCGTGATCGGGTTCTTCCTCGTGCTCGCGGGATGCGCAGGAACGCCGTCAACACCGGAGAAAGCCGATAACAATACGTCCCCGCAGACGCAGGAGTCCAAGAACACGCCTCCGGCTCCAGGCGCCTACCGCATTTATGCCACGAATGAAGTTTCGGGTGATCTGAGCGTGATCGATTCCGCGACGGATACGGTGATAGCCACCATTCCGCTCGGCAAGCGTCCGCGCGGCATTCATGCGAGTCCGGACCGGAAATGGATCTATGTTGCCTTGAGCGGTTCGCCTATCGGCGGCCCCAACCAGGACGAAAGCAAACTCCCTCCCCCCGACAAGAGTGCCGACGGCATCGGTGTCGTCGACGTCGCTCAGAACAAGCTGGCGAAAGTGATTACCGGAGGCTCGGATCCGGAAGAGTTTTATCTGAGTAAAGACGGGACCATGCTGTACACCTCCAATGAGGATGCCTCCGCGGCGAGTATCATCGACATCGCAAACGGCAAGGTACTCAAGACGCTCAAAGTCGGCGAAGAGCCGGAAGGGGTAACGACCAGTCCGGACGGTAAGTTCGTTTACGTCACATCGGAGGAAGACGGCACTATCTCGGTCATCGACACGGCCGCGGAAAAGGTCATCAAAACGTTCAAAGTCGGCCGCCGCCCGAGAAAGGTGGCTTTCCTGCCGGACGGCAGCAAGGCCTATGTGGGGCGTGAGAACGATGGCGCGATCAGCGTCATCGATGCCGTGAAGCACGAACCGATCAAGAGCATCGAAATCGGAAAGCCCGGTGAGATCAAGCCGATGGCCGTCATCGTCTCAGCCGATGGAACCAAGGCGTACGTCAGCAGCGGGCGGGGCAAGAAGGTCTTCGTGATCGATACCGCCACCGACAAGGTTACCGGGTCCGTCGAAGTCGGCGACCGGCCGTGGGGCATCGCGCTTTCGCCGGACGGGAAGCTGCTGTATTCGGCGAACGGTCCTTCGAACGATGTTTCGGTTGTCGATCTGGCAACAATGATGGTGATCAAGAAGATCAAGGTCGGCGACAAGCCATGGGGAATCATCACCCTCGAGCCGTAG
- a CDS encoding PQQ-dependent dehydrogenase, methanol/ethanol family codes for MQRISFMKYAGLVLVIPVLAWAAFAQQAKRVDTNALRNAKKNGDEWLTYGRDYAETHYSPLKQIDTSNVGRLGLAWSWETGSPAGGRVEGTPLFSNGVLYGSLAWDVLFAVDARTGKMKWHWEPEISQEHISQICCGPVNRGVALYNGKVYAGLLDGRLVALDQETGKIVWQVQTTDDPGTIITGAVRIVKGKAIVGNSGAEQAVRGYFTAYDAETGKLAWRFYTVPGDPSKPFEHPDLAAAAKTWTGEWWKMGGGGTTWDAMAYDPDADILYVGTGNGGPWTHIYRSPGGGDNLYLASVVAVKPDTGKLVWYFQETPGDDWDFTSVQPMILADITIGGRQRKVLMHAPKSGFFYVLDRITGEFISGEKYAKRVTWAKGLDAKGRPIEAKGARAAIDAPATISPGPGGAHNWQPMSFSPLTGLVYIPGQESSYTYRVEPNFTYNKGFRNMGVVSNLGPRLPDGTTTPTAAPAGPPPREPEGAELQPKATGGFLVAWDPKTEKERWRITGAGGTNGGGGTLATAGNLVFHGPIAYNAETGEKLWSADLGGNNVTPVTYMLDGKQYVTLFARNYPENRLFTFVLDGKAPIPPMKLAAPAPQR; via the coding sequence ATGCAGAGAATCTCTTTCATGAAATACGCCGGACTTGTGCTTGTCATTCCGGTGCTTGCCTGGGCTGCTTTCGCGCAACAGGCGAAACGCGTCGACACCAATGCTTTGCGAAACGCAAAGAAGAACGGCGACGAATGGCTCACCTACGGCAGGGATTATGCGGAAACTCACTATAGTCCCCTGAAACAGATCGACACCTCCAATGTCGGCCGTCTCGGTCTGGCCTGGTCCTGGGAAACGGGATCGCCCGCGGGCGGCCGCGTCGAAGGCACGCCGCTGTTTTCAAATGGCGTTCTTTATGGAAGTCTGGCGTGGGACGTGTTGTTTGCAGTGGATGCCCGGACGGGAAAAATGAAATGGCACTGGGAGCCGGAGATCTCTCAGGAACATATTTCCCAGATTTGCTGCGGGCCGGTAAATCGCGGCGTGGCTTTGTATAACGGCAAAGTCTATGCGGGTTTATTGGACGGGCGCCTGGTTGCGCTTGATCAGGAGACTGGCAAGATCGTGTGGCAGGTGCAAACAACCGACGATCCGGGAACCATCATCACCGGCGCCGTCCGCATCGTAAAAGGCAAGGCGATCGTCGGCAATAGCGGCGCCGAGCAAGCCGTTCGTGGTTACTTCACGGCGTATGATGCCGAAACCGGTAAGCTGGCGTGGCGGTTCTATACCGTTCCCGGCGATCCGTCCAAACCTTTCGAACACCCCGATCTTGCCGCGGCTGCGAAGACCTGGACCGGCGAGTGGTGGAAGATGGGCGGAGGCGGGACAACCTGGGACGCCATGGCATACGATCCGGATGCCGACATTCTTTATGTCGGCACCGGCAACGGCGGTCCATGGACGCACATCTACCGAAGCCCCGGCGGAGGAGACAACCTCTACCTGGCTTCGGTCGTCGCCGTCAAGCCGGACACGGGCAAACTCGTCTGGTATTTCCAGGAAACTCCGGGAGACGACTGGGACTTTACCTCGGTCCAGCCCATGATTCTGGCGGACATCACCATCGGCGGACGGCAGCGGAAAGTGCTGATGCACGCTCCAAAGAGCGGGTTCTTCTACGTTCTGGATCGGATTACGGGAGAATTCATCTCGGGCGAAAAATACGCCAAGCGTGTGACCTGGGCAAAAGGACTCGATGCCAAAGGCCGGCCGATCGAAGCCAAGGGTGCGCGGGCCGCCATCGATGCTCCTGCCACAATTTCGCCCGGGCCCGGCGGGGCGCACAACTGGCAGCCGATGTCTTTCAGTCCGCTCACCGGACTCGTCTATATCCCCGGTCAGGAGAGCAGCTATACCTATCGGGTCGAGCCCAATTTCACCTACAACAAAGGCTTCCGGAATATGGGCGTTGTGTCCAATCTCGGTCCCCGCTTACCGGACGGCACAACGACGCCGACGGCCGCTCCGGCGGGCCCGCCTCCGCGAGAGCCCGAAGGCGCGGAACTTCAGCCCAAGGCTACCGGCGGTTTTCTCGTGGCTTGGGATCCGAAGACAGAGAAGGAACGCTGGCGGATTACAGGAGCCGGAGGAACGAATGGCGGCGGTGGAACGCTTGCGACCGCAGGCAATCTGGTGTTTCACGGTCCCATTGCCTACAACGCCGAAACGGGAGAGAAACTCTGGTCGGCCGACCTTGGAGGCAACAATGTGACTCCCGTGACATACATGCTCGACGGGAAACAGTACGTCACACTTTTCGCCCGGAACTATCCCGAGAACCGCCTGTTCACATTTGTTCTGGATGGGAAAGCGCCGATTCCTCCAATGAAGCTGGCGGCTCCGGCTCCACAGCGATAG